GAAGAAATCAAGCTGCCTCCTCCATGACTGATTTTTACTGTACCCCCTCGTATCTCTGTATGTTACAGTAAAGTCATTATTAATGCAGTTTCCTTTAAACCTGATTACAGTCTGTTGGAGCTTTTCCATGCACTAAGAGGTATTGCATAAGGCCATCAATTGATTGAGTTACATAAGAGAAGCTTGATTGAGTCTTCCTCCTCGTCTTACGCGCCAGCCTTCCCTGCGTCTGTTTTTGGGTCTGAGCGGGTTCTGAAACGTTCTGCTGTTCTCTACAGGTTATGGGAACATCGCTCCCAGCACGGAAGGCGGGAAGATCTTCTGCATCCTTTATGCCATCTTTGGCATCCCTCTCTTTGGCTTCCTGTTGGCAGGGATCGGAGACCAGCTGGGCACCATGTTTGTGAAAAGCATCTTGCGAGTTGAAAAGATATTCAGGGTGAGGAGCGTGTggtctttgtttttatcagtatGTTTTTTTAGCTCTCAGTTCTAtatgagaggaaaaacaacctATGTAATGTTGCCCAGTgtctgaaaactgttttctttatttattactttattttttttaaaggatatCCAGTGTGAATCTGTCATGTTTGaaccttttaataattttttcctaGTTTCTAATCTCTTTCTTGGTTGgctcagcaaaaacacaaacagatcagCCAGACGAAGATAAGAGTGACGTCCGCCCTCTTGTTCATCCTCGCCGGCTGCATCGTCTTCGTCACCATCCCTGCTGTCATCTTCAAACACATCGAGGGCTGGACCACGTTGGAGGCCATCTACTTCGTTGTGATCACCCTCACCACCGTGGGCATCGGCGACTACGTGGCAGGTCGTCCCACAGCTGCAGCCTTTTACTGAAGCTGCAGGATTCAGGCCCTCTAAAATCGCTTTTGCTCCTGCTGCAGGTGGGAATCGCACCATCGACTACATGAACTGGTACAAGcctctggtgtggttctggatccTGGTGGGGTTGGCGTACTTTGCTGCTGTCCTCAGCATGATCGGAGACTGGCTGAGAGTTCTTTCTAAAAAGACCAAAGAAGAGGTGAGCGTCCATATTTCTGCATCTTCAACAAGCCTGGCGTCACTTTCCTACGCTATTCAGCTCAATTCTCATCTCACTTCAATGctccatctgggatttctcccattgaggtCAATTTCTCAGGGTGAATTTCAAGCAGGTGAATCAAAGAACAATGTTGATTTCATAGGTCACAGAGTAACATTACTCACTGGGTAAAACCAGATCCAATCCATTACAACtctccggtccgcttggcgttcacatatacATACAAACTacatcagagttcacttcaaccgaacccagagGAGGTTTGGAGACGGACTAGTTTGTCAATTTGGTTCGATTGTGTATTCAGgccaaaccaaacaaaatatttgtattttttactgtgtaactttacaaatggCTCCCCTTACTACCATATATgtattgttttgaaataaacacatttattgatGATATTGTGATTAGTTCGGATGAATCTGTATGTGTGTAATTTACCTGCTGTTCTGAtcgttttggtttttctgtttcaggtcGGGGAGATCAAGGCTCACGCTGCTGAGTGGAAAGCTAACGTCAGAGCGGAGTTGCGTGAAACGCGACGGCGCCTGAGCGTGGAGATCCACGACAAGCTCCAGCGGGCCGCCACCATCCGCAGCATGGAGCGCCGCCAGCTGGGCCTGGAGCAGCGCGCTCACTCGCTCGACATTCTCTCTCCAGAGAAGCGGGCGATGTTCGCCAGCCTGGACGCCGGCCGCTTCAAGACTTCTTCCCAAGAGAGCATCAACGGAAAACTGAACAACCTGAGGCTGAAGGGCGCCAGCGAGACGTACGACCAGCAGGGCAGCGAGCAGACGCCGCAGACTGCGTCTTCCTCAGAGGAGAACCTCTTCAACCTGCGCTTCGGCTCGCTTACCAAGCTGGCACGGCGCAACAAGAACCGCGACCTGTGCAGGAACATCACCGAAGACTCCCGGCGTACCAGCATGGCCATCAACACGCCCATGCAAGGGGAGGAGAGAACGGGCGAGGATGAGGAGCCAGACGAAGAGACccgagaaaagaaagaggaaaacatcagCCTGACAAACCTGTCGCAGTACGCAGCGGAGCGCAGCAAGCTCAACGGCTTCACACCGACACAGGCCAAGGACAGAGAGAGCGATCAGATCTCAAATGCATGAACACTTCAGCTGCAGACATAGACTgtagaaagagacagaaagaaagtcGGACTGAGTCCCAGGGAGAGTTCACAGTCCTTTGAGATGTCAAGAAACGTGCCTTTTCTGTTTCCTATGCTTTGACTGGAACCGTTCCCATCAAATTCAGTCATCGTGCCATAGCAATgggaagaaaacctgctgccaaaaatgaatcaaaacaaacatccagaagaGCCTGTTGTTCGATTACCTCATTACATATGTTGCTGTAAAATGGGCTACCTGTGATGTGAACTGAGCTGTCACGCTCAGCTCTGTTGTCTTTCGGCCCTGGAGGCGCTCACGAGACGGCCATCTGTTCACGCTGAATCTTATTTTTCCATCACACTGTGGGCGCAACAGCCAGAGAGCTGGATTCCTGTCGTTCATCTCCAGAGACATTATCGATCATTTTGTCATCTCATACTGTGGTGGCTGTTTATGGGCCGCCGGCCTGCTGAGGAGGGACTTCAACCTTAATGACTGCAGTTTGGAAGGTTTCGGTTTTGCTGGATCAATAAACAGCGCTAGTAGCTACCTAGAGGACATGTACAATTATCCCTACATTGTATGTGGCTTTGCATATGTAGcctgacagtaaaaaaaaaacaactaaatattaagatctgtgatgaaaaaaaatgaagaaaaactatACACAGTGCATGGTTATTAAAACACAACCATAGCAGCTAGCGGGAATAACCTAAAGAGTTACAGCTGTTATAATGTTTCCcttttcatgaaaaaataaaatgtttggctttCACTCCTGGTTTCTGCTCATCCACAGTAAaactaatgtgtttttgtaacGGCTAATTCTGAATTAACACAAACATCCAAACAACTCCGGCAAGATTATCAGCAGCTTTTATTGTACACaaattttttacactttttcaaTTTGCCTTTTATTTCTATCAGGATTAAACATGTCTACCTTGATTCTGTTCATGAATGTGATGCTGTTGATTTTTATACACACTAGCATGTTTGCATCtgtgtttccttgtttttctatcAGCCATACACCTCggttttgtgtattttccatTAAACTGtaacatgaacaaaaaatagtgataagtgttttatttttaataaaaatgcatttttgtatcATTAAACTGCTTTTTCAACCAAATCCCTGGTAAACTTatagttttatatgttttatatagGCTGAAAAGCTCAGTCAGTGAGCctacatttctgaataaaaattatttttattggtctgcTATAACCTTCTAATTTaagcaaaatgtttggtttttattcacagGACGCTGGAGGACGATGGTTGTTTTTAGGGATGGGATCTCTGATCTCAACACATCTGGATTCACAAACTACGATGCGATGCATTTAAGATTCCTCCTCATCAACCAGCGATTTCATTAGATAAGATTTATGTCCTCATCACATGCATCTcgatttaaattaatttagctgaaaaacatattgtttgtatattttttcattaataaatataaatgaagcATTTCAAATTTCAATCATCTTTAATTAATTGCTCTTTTACTTAAGGgtcatttacaaaaatgtcacataattttgtgtgggaaatgcattttttggtgttgaatcctgatacaGGGGGAcagttgtcagttgctatggcaacaagtgTGCGTATAGTACAGCCGAcacagagggaggaaaaaagaaaaataccagAGGTTCTTGAGTTATTCCTCAATcgtttttctgttattttttatttttctgtgtcacatttaactgaaataataatacctacatctccaggtttcatttagttaacGGCGGCAGCGCAGCTTTGAATGGCATCTAAAATAGtgtttttgccctccagcattGTGCGCATGCGTAAAACTTTCGGACGTAAACAATAACACGCATGGGGTCGATAGCATCTGTTAGGGCTGGAGTGGAGTTAATAGCCAGTTGTCCGCTGAAAAAGGATGAAATGCAGCCTCATCACAGCTCCGTCCGTCCGGGTGGAGACAGGTCCGTCCGGGTGGAGACAGGTCCGTCCGGGTGGGACAGGTCCGTCCGGGTGGAGACAGGTCCGTCCGGGTGGAGACAGGTCCGTCCGGGTGGGACAGGTCCGTCCGGGTGGGACAGGGAGGCTCAATATGTCCTGATGTGTTGTTGTTGGACACGGCGGCTCTGCTGGAGACGTTGGAGGTGTGACAGGAAGCTGAGAGTCCAGACAGGGTGTGAACTGTGTGGGTCGGAGCCTGAGACCAGAACCCCAACTGGACCAAACACAGTGAAGAAATATGCATTATTTGTCCTTTCTATTCTGCTCCCACTCAGAATCATTCAGCATCATGTTTGACTGCCGCAGGTAGAATGTTTAAGGTAAGAGGCTGATGCCATGGTAACCAgcctttgtttcattttgatgattctGGTTTACAGtcaatgaaaatccaaaatgggTTTAATATGGAACATATCACATATTAAATTGCCACCATGTCATTCTgttataatatgagacagataatctgtgaaaaggtcCAGCTCCTGTGCcctctcccagtgctcccagtaccAACcacagaaatacaccactcagtcagaaacagccaatcagagccaggaggagggtctcagCGCTGTCAGTCAGGCTCATGAAGGCGCTGCTCACACTCTCTGCTTTCTGCTTACAGCTGGTTAACCACAGCAGAGCTGCCATAAATGCTAAAACCTGTTAGCATGCTCACTGACGACagcagataaatggttttcctgtaatgttaagttgtttctccacatttagcagcgagtgcACAAGcctgactgacagcactaagacccgcctcctggctctgattggttgtttttggttggggttgggtggaggagatcgatcttttcacagttttactgtcacagttttaacaattattgtaaaaacttgtttttgtaagTTACATAATCTAATGGTCTGAAGCAATATTGTACATTACCAGACAACTACATTTCTTCATAAACCAGAAGTCATATTAACCTAAACTAACAGAAGGAGTGATTTAAAATGATACGCGGTCTCGTCAGAAGCTTCTCCTCCGTCCTTCAGAGTCGCTGccctgaaacagaaacaaactgtggCGGACAGATGTTCCCTGAAATGGGACGTGTGGTTTGTGGCTCCAGCTCAGTGGCTCCTGTTCGATACTTGAGTCCTGATTGGCCTTCAGATGCAGCGCCCTGATTGGCTGAGAGTGAAACCAAAACTACAGAGGCCTTGGGATGACCTCCACCGACCTCTGCAGCCTGAGCTTCTTATTGACatcatcagattatttttgtcttctggCTGTGACATTTGATCACTTATTAAATTCTTCACACCCTGAGCCTGTAACAGA
This is a stretch of genomic DNA from Gambusia affinis linkage group LG16, SWU_Gaff_1.0, whole genome shotgun sequence. It encodes these proteins:
- the kcnk10b gene encoding potassium channel subfamily K member 10b codes for the protein MKFPIENPTKQVNWDPEQVAVQTHLVPPKKMQPGMVKSSLVHASVATMQNPMGYDPRANGHCALPRLSISSRSASMVASLDASTDGSIAALQSVMKWKTVMAVFVVVVLYLVAGALAFKALEQPFESNQKTSITLEKASFLERNPCVTPTELDAIIKHAIDAVSAGVRPIGETYNSSYWDMGSAFFFAGTVITTIGYGNIAPSTEGGKIFCILYAIFGIPLFGFLLAGIGDQLGTMFVKSILRVEKIFRQKHKQISQTKIRVTSALLFILAGCIVFVTIPAVIFKHIEGWTTLEAIYFVVITLTTVGIGDYVAGGNRTIDYMNWYKPLVWFWILVGLAYFAAVLSMIGDWLRVLSKKTKEEVGEIKAHAAEWKANVRAELRETRRRLSVEIHDKLQRAATIRSMERRQLGLEQRAHSLDILSPEKRAMFASLDAGRFKTSSQESINGKLNNLRLKGASETYDQQGSEQTPQTASSSEENLFNLRFGSLTKLARRNKNRDLCRNITEDSRRTSMAINTPMQGEERTGEDEEPDEETREKKEENISLTNLSQYAAERSKLNGFTPTQAKDRESDQISNA